The Treponema medium genome has a window encoding:
- the rplO gene encoding 50S ribosomal protein L15 codes for MSDFILNAPKGANKKKRIVGRGSSSGRGTTSGKGNKGQNARSGGKTYIGFEGGQMPLYRRVAKKGFSNYPFKETYSVVNLFMIDEKYSDGETVNKETLKAKGLLKKQTALVKVLASGDLTKKLTVDVDKVSAQAQAKIEKAGGTVVKQNG; via the coding sequence ATGTCTGATTTTATATTGAATGCGCCGAAAGGGGCAAATAAGAAAAAGCGCATTGTAGGCCGCGGTTCTTCATCCGGTCGGGGAACGACATCAGGTAAGGGAAACAAAGGCCAGAATGCACGATCCGGCGGCAAAACCTATATCGGTTTTGAAGGCGGACAAATGCCGTTGTATCGCCGCGTTGCGAAAAAAGGCTTTTCTAACTATCCCTTTAAGGAAACATATTCGGTTGTAAATTTATTTATGATCGATGAAAAATATTCCGATGGGGAAACCGTTAATAAAGAAACGCTGAAAGCAAAGGGGCTGCTGAAAAAGCAAACGGCTTTGGTAAAAGTTCTCGCTTCCGGCGATCTTACCAAAAAGTTGACGGTTGATGTAGATAAAGTTTCCGCACAGGCGCAGGCAAAGATTGAAAAAGCCGGCGGGACAGTCGTTAAACAGAACGGCTAA
- the rpmD gene encoding 50S ribosomal protein L30 yields the protein MAKKIRITLVKSTIGQKKPVRATVRSLGLGKLHSVVEHSASPAILGMVRAVSHLVETEELD from the coding sequence ATGGCAAAGAAAATTCGGATTACGTTAGTTAAAAGCACCATTGGACAAAAAAAGCCGGTTCGCGCAACCGTTCGTTCCTTAGGGCTTGGAAAATTGCATTCCGTAGTTGAGCACTCCGCTTCTCCCGCCATCTTAGGTATGGTACGGGCGGTTTCTCACTTAGTTGAAACAGAGGAGCTTGATTAA
- the rpsE gene encoding 30S ribosomal protein S5, whose translation MDRQKDFNRDSSHREKELVEKLVKLNRTAKVVKGGRRFSFSALTVVGDQNGHVGYGFGKANDVSQAIKKSIEKAKANMIYIPLKNGTIPHEVQAKFKGSSVLLRPARSGTGIIAGGTIRAIMEAAGAANVLSKSLGSNSAVNVVRATFEAASELMDAKTIAKNRGKSITDVWG comes from the coding sequence ATGGATCGTCAGAAAGATTTTAACAGAGACAGTTCGCATCGCGAGAAGGAACTGGTAGAAAAGCTGGTTAAGTTAAACCGGACTGCAAAGGTTGTAAAGGGCGGCCGCCGTTTCTCTTTTTCCGCGTTAACGGTTGTTGGTGATCAGAATGGACATGTGGGATATGGTTTCGGCAAGGCGAATGATGTAAGCCAAGCCATTAAGAAGAGCATTGAAAAAGCAAAAGCTAATATGATTTATATTCCGCTGAAGAATGGCACCATTCCGCATGAAGTGCAGGCTAAGTTCAAGGGTTCTTCGGTATTGCTTCGTCCTGCTCGTTCCGGTACGGGAATTATCGCAGGCGGTACTATTCGTGCGATTATGGAAGCAGCTGGAGCAGCGAATGTTCTTTCAAAATCCTTGGGGTCAAACTCCGCAGTAAATGTCGTGCGGGCAACCTTCGAGGCTGCATCGGAATTAATGGATGCTAAAACGATTGCTAAGAACCGCGGAAAGTCTATTACGGATGTCTGGGGGTAA